The following nucleotide sequence is from Citrus sinensis cultivar Valencia sweet orange chromosome 6, DVS_A1.0, whole genome shotgun sequence.
GAGGAAATACCAGCCCTTCCGCCGATGATATTAAGGGAATCCTTGGCTCtggtatttatttaatcttttattttaatcatgttttttttaaaaaaaaaaaaatagggtctgttttcttatttcttcGTGCCCTTTTAACCATGTAAGCTTGGAGGAAAAACATTTAATGTCAACATTTATAATGGAATTGTGGTGTTATTGATATGCTTAGCCAGCACTAAATTGGATCTATTGAActtgttttgtttaataataataataataatcatgaCCCTTTTGTtccaatttattattgtggAGTTTGAATTGTGTCATTCTGTTCTTTGCTTGTATGCAGCTCTATTTATTTGAAACTTAccatctttatctttttggAGTTTAAAATGAATAGCTCTGCTATAGTATAGGATGAGCATTTGTGTTATTAGTAGAGTATTGAGAATGTGGTATTGTTGTCATTCGTGCGCATCATTTCATTCTTGCACCTGAAGGGCTGAAATATGAATCTGTTGTGCAGTTGGAGCTGATTGTGAGGACAATAGGCTTGAGCTCCTTCTATCAGAAGTTAAAGGCAAAGACATAACTGAGCTTATTGCATCTGGGCGGGAGAAATTGGCCTCAGTGCCTTCTGGTGGTGGAGTTGCAGTTGCTGCTGCTCCATCTGCCGGTGGTGCAGGCGCTGCCCCAGCTGCTGCTGAGGCCAAGAAAGAGGAGAAAgtggaggagaaagaagaatcTGATGATGTAAGATTTACTTACTTGATGCcatctattttttatgaaccaactttttaatttgcatACCACTTGAGGTCTATTTTCAGCTCAATGTTTATGTGGTTTGACTTACTGATTTCTCAGATACCCTAATTGGAAATTTTTAGCTGGTTTAAACCTATTCATGGGAGTAATAAAGTGattggcatttttttttttggtgcaaAGTCTCGTTCTTCATGTGACGAGATCCAGAGTATATATGTTTGTTTGTTCACCCAATATGGAAAATCCTTACCTAATtggcttttattttcttgttgcaGGATATGGGTTTCAGTCTTTTCGACTAGAGAGCTCTTCAGCGTTTTTTTCACCTCTTTCTCCTCAATTGGGAGCTTCTAACTGGACTTAaaagttttgttattttggAGTTCTGtagtttttagtttatataATCCTTAGATGAAACTTTTACCGTGTTAAGTTGTGGCTCCATATTGATATGCTGCTTTGTTATGCCTGCTCAGAGATTTATATATCTGGCGACCatcattttctattatttcatCATACAAATGACTCCATGGATGTTTCTGTCAGAAGTATAGATCCATTCCATGTTCTGCTTGAATGGAAACATATGCAATTGACTTTCCGTTTGTTATGTGTCAACTTTGTTGGCCCATGCTATGCTCTATGATTGCGGCTGGACAGCCAAAACGCTCACATCTGTTGCCGGTCATAATTGACTTATTGATCAGAATTCATATTGAAGGatcattaattttctatttgcCAGGAGTTATTGTCTCTTCTTTGAAAAATGAGGAAGGTCTAACACGACTATGTTCGAAATAACCCTACCCTAATCCATGACAGATTAGCTTTTGTGCAGCTGGGATGAGCAAATATCTGAAAAAGCCGCGTGCTATCAGCATTTGAAAAGTCATGCCTAAGCATAAGTTTATGATTATCCTCATAATGTTCCaagtttatatttattcaatcaaattaaagtgaaaatcGCTGGAAACCAAATTATAGCATTTATTTAACCAAATCCCAAACGTAGACTTACAAAACCAACAAGTTTAAAAGCaaataagatatatttttcaaaacagtTGCTCTGAAATCACAATATTATTATCCCCTCTAAATAAAGCATTCTCAGATCTTGCTAGCAAAGGAAAGACCCTCATTTTTCAGCACATCCAAGCTTTCAACTGAAGGTTGGACCCTAGCAACTTTGGCAATGGCTTTGTTTTCTTCTGGAGTTCCACTCTCAAGAAAAACCCCAACAACTTTTCCATCTTTGATCCAGTATGTTCCAAACTTATGGGTTGCTGATGCCGGATCGTTGTCCCCAAACAGCACGGTGTCACCGACATTGTCTCCATAGAACTGCCATGACAGATCAAAGGCACGAGAATAGAAGTATGGGAGATAGTCGTATCCAGTAACTGTTTTACCTCCCTCAGTTGCCATGATGGTCTGAAAAAACAAGAATTTATCACTCACATACCAACCTACTCATTCAAGGAGGACGCAGTAATAAACTCTGGCCTTGAAAATGTCAACACTACATATTACTCAATAGAAATCATGAAGAATGACGTACTATACCTTCACAGCCTGCTCAGCTGATTTGCGGGCATGGTCAACATGCTCAACTCTTCTCATTTCCCGGTACAATTTCATAGGGAAAGTTGCCACATCCCCCACAGCGTACACATCATCAGCACTTGTCCTGAAAAAATCATCAGTCTGCGAATAATACATCCAGTCATAAGCAAGTGATGTAAGAAGTGAgccaggaaaaaaaaatcaaaaattgtAAACACTCTATGGATATTTGAAGTCACAGTAACCTTTATGCCTCCTTTATTCTCTGCAAACTGCCctttaaataatgatataaGAGGTCTTCCTCCTacaccaacaacaacaatgtCAGCTTCCAGAGTCCTGCCGTCCTTCAGCTTCACTTCTTTGACCTGAATGATGAAAAGAACATACAAAATTAGTTCAATACAATCAAAACAGCCTTGGTTATGCAGATGTTTGACCATTTACCTCTCCATCGGCATTTGTGGTAAATCCAACAGCAACTGTTcccttaataattttgattcctTTATTGGCATAATAACCCTCATAGAAAGCAGCAATATCCGCAGTGAAAAGACGAGGCACTGCAGTTAACAAGGTTTATATCAGGAAACCAAGAACCTACTGAAGATATCAAACAATTTGCAAGTTATATGTCCAAATTTAAACAGGTATATGGAAAACAAAGTCTTTGAACTAAAGTTCTTCACTTACTGCACCATGGTTCAGGATAAACCATGCTAAcatcaatattatttatttttaaagctgCACTAAGCTCAAGACCAATGTATCCTCCTCCAACAACCACCGCCTTCCCATTCTTCTTTGCTTTTATTGCTTCAACCAGCTTATCAGCATCATCAATTTCTCTTAAGTAGAAGATATTTTTGGCATCAGCACCTTCAACACCAAAATCAGTCAACCGTAAAACCTGAAACAATGGCAATGTTCTTAGAAAAAAGCAACACAGGCAATGCTTTGATCTGATAGATGTCAGAGATGTAATGCTTACTGTAGAACCAGTTGCAATTACTAAAATCTGGTACTTAAAGATAAGCCCAGTTGCACTAAGGAGAGTCTTGGAAGCAATATCTGCTTTGACTATTTCCGTGCTGAGGATCAATTCAATTCCTGCAAGCATAAATCCATAAGAAGCATGGATACTAAAATGAGAATGGTtatcatttcaattttctgaTTGTTAATTACATATTAATGCTTTTGAcagccaaaaatttaaataagcaTGTGGTCTTCGTTGTTTAAACTGTTAAGATCTCCAATATACAAGAGTCTTGGGCTCTGGTCAACTCACCACAAGGCTGGAGGAGATTTTGGTTAAAGTTTGAGAgggtaaaagaaataaaatgaaaattattagaataGCAAAAGTACTCAACATAAAAACTGTAAGTCTTGTTCAGTGTGCatgtaaattacaatttcagaAACTCCCTCCCGTCTAATGTATAAAATGGGTTGAACAATTTATATGGAGAGAAAAGCATGCAATACCTTTCTCTTTGTACCACTCAGGAAGCAGTCTCTCTCCACCACTTCCAACACAGACATGGAAACCGGGAAGTCTAGCAGTTCCTGGTAAGAAAAAAGGGGTTTCTTTCAAGATCACTAATCATAGCATGTAAACCAAGTTGAATCTCAAGAGTAAATGTTGTTTTCCAGTCATAACCGGCAGCCAGTGCAGCaatcacaaataaaacaacaaaattacaCAAAAAAGTACCATGACCTACCCTCAGGGAAAAGATATGCCTTGCTAAGTGCTGGACGCTCATACGGAGCAACCTATGAATTCAAGAAAGCACGAATTAGGGTACAAAGCAGGAATAACCGAAAAGTTATGCAGATGATAGTAGTAGAAAGTATACTGCTTCTTTGGAGATAATTGCCAGCTCGCCTGGCTTAACACCCTGCTTAGCAAACTCCCTAGCTGCATATCCCTATAAAGTAAAGGAGAAAATCTTCGGGTAAGGAGAAGAATATAATTATATCTAAAAACTGAAATCATAAGAAGCATCtttctaaataaatagattGCTGCCTTgctattgatattattttataatagacctatgcaaaacaaaacaaaatactcCAACTGCTGAAAAATTCATGCTTACATTAATAATCATTACTTATAATGTTGAAGTTTTTGACAAAAGGAGTTTCACACAATAAacagaatcaattttatcttacATGAGACACAGAATCAATTTGATGCCAATTAAAAgagttaatataaaaaaattctgcATTCATCAATTGAGGTGATATATAAACAAAACACACTTTTCAcgaaatctttttttctttttcttttttttttggggaaaaacaaaattgaaagacAAGGAAAAGAATCCGACATTTCTTGACAAAACTGAACCGAGCTGAGCAATTATCCATTACTTCATCTAGCTTGctatgaaattattataacgAGTAAAC
It contains:
- the LOC102612075 gene encoding monodehydroascorbate reductase, seedling isozyme-like, producing the protein MAEKSFKYVILGGGVSAGYAAREFAKQGVKPGELAIISKEAVAPYERPALSKAYLFPEGTARLPGFHVCVGSGGERLLPEWYKEKGIELILSTEIVKADIASKTLLSATGLIFKYQILVIATGSTVLRLTDFGVEGADAKNIFYLREIDDADKLVEAIKAKKNGKAVVVGGGYIGLELSAALKINNIDVSMVYPEPWCMPRLFTADIAAFYEGYYANKGIKIIKGTVAVGFTTNADGEVKEVKLKDGRTLEADIVVVGVGGRPLISLFKGQFAENKGGIKTDDFFRTSADDVYAVGDVATFPMKLYREMRRVEHVDHARKSAEQAVKTIMATEGGKTVTGYDYLPYFYSRAFDLSWQFYGDNVGDTVLFGDNDPASATHKFGTYWIKDGKVVGVFLESGTPEENKAIAKVARVQPSVESLDVLKNEGLSFASKI
- the LOC102611784 gene encoding 60S acidic ribosomal protein P2-4; this encodes MKVVAAYLLAVLGGNTSPSADDIKGILGSVGADCEDNRLELLLSEVKGKDITELIASGREKLASVPSGGGVAVAAAPSAGGAGAAPAAAEAKKEEKVEEKEESDDDMGFSLFD